The Pseudomonas orientalis genome contains a region encoding:
- a CDS encoding Tc toxin subunit A: protein MQTDSSPLLAKLIDHSRPPAPGRDDFKTALRRLNLNSVLDIVRLSESAFAEQLATYNDDDAHTVYLKAQSAAAQLETLFREQQVSSPPSSPRNKRSLPPETSATYHALFKEKWDQFCSSSSIAALDSPTAYLRALYLFALQLEENTKDANALKLSQRRPELKDQVINQHSVSSQVPMLSIVNQILLKNIAQAKEEDTYRVLSETWYPFSLPYHLHHQQCQQGLSGDKPALGELNYRISRQLPLAGETSTYGQVGEQNNEVQCQLSGLSPQQQTMLKAKWVTETEVEKEEKEQKVKKFHLQFYNWTIDLTGPEKLTDFLNHTQLDADQLQALLAQQTESPRLSPNCKQNPGLAYGACYINGTTTPAINLVNAKLTGVSLERFDRLQRMIRLQRWLGVPFAQLDTLIVSAMRCEGHRNSTLLITHNTLRALGVFCFLSKRYTLQAEEFAALLHQLPVHASGDRVSLFDQVFNRTGSALPPLYLDSATFDGTTRQQLCAGLGLQDTQDSLQLLINPNKPATRTIETVSEIYRQARIARLFGLSVVECRQLVQMLGNANFLMQLRNPTLRNKPKGTNDFLDMLMHLEWASRWFKENGSSLALLRRQLLLDRQVQDPIINQLLKEFASYDQASLSDALHRLDLPQQPDDETGRLPAVDWESLAYTALQRMRPSTSIETALDQVLSSVQISTVPDRTTHFIDQAKPKLNTLLSTARDELWALYLRLKAIIQAVLHAPSNANGYQKYDNDQHFLRLYAPAAAPLQTLSYLILRLPHAADILQLPLSPQALHQFLVNPHWLTKQYKVSSLLELTPYNLYLMQQFKHCIHHCGLTEEQLLNYFEQANTLPNGAAQNTSEETNERLAQLLGWSASEIDVFSSQLKPPRITSMNRLDWVMRCRQASIDTGLPANMLIKASELKADSTLADWKSVGEAVTSAYP from the coding sequence ATGCAAACCGACAGCAGCCCCTTGCTCGCCAAGCTGATTGATCACTCACGCCCTCCTGCCCCGGGTCGGGATGATTTCAAGACCGCCCTGCGGCGCCTCAACCTCAACTCGGTATTGGACATCGTGCGATTGTCCGAAAGCGCCTTTGCCGAGCAACTGGCAACGTACAACGATGACGATGCCCACACGGTGTACCTCAAGGCCCAGAGCGCCGCCGCGCAACTGGAAACGCTATTTCGCGAACAGCAAGTCTCGTCCCCCCCTTCTTCACCGCGCAATAAACGCAGTCTGCCCCCCGAGACCAGCGCGACCTACCACGCCTTGTTCAAGGAAAAGTGGGACCAGTTCTGCTCCAGTTCGTCTATTGCAGCGCTCGATTCACCGACTGCCTACCTGCGGGCGCTCTATTTGTTCGCCCTGCAGCTGGAAGAAAATACCAAGGACGCAAACGCGCTCAAGCTGTCGCAGCGACGCCCGGAACTCAAAGACCAGGTGATCAACCAACATAGCGTTTCGAGCCAGGTTCCCATGTTGTCGATCGTCAACCAGATCCTGCTCAAAAATATCGCGCAGGCCAAAGAAGAAGATACCTATAGGGTGCTGAGTGAAACCTGGTATCCGTTTTCTCTGCCCTATCATTTGCACCATCAGCAATGCCAGCAGGGCCTGTCGGGCGACAAGCCGGCGTTGGGTGAGTTGAACTATCGCATCAGTCGTCAGTTGCCTTTGGCGGGAGAAACCAGCACTTACGGGCAGGTCGGCGAACAGAACAACGAAGTCCAATGTCAGTTATCGGGGTTGAGCCCTCAACAACAGACAATGCTGAAAGCTAAATGGGTCACCGAAACAGAGGTGGAAAAAGAGGAAAAGGAGCAAAAGGTGAAAAAGTTCCATCTCCAGTTTTACAACTGGACGATAGATCTGACAGGACCAGAGAAGCTCACTGACTTTCTGAACCATACCCAACTGGATGCCGACCAACTTCAGGCGCTGCTTGCACAACAGACTGAGTCACCCCGCCTATCGCCTAACTGCAAGCAAAACCCCGGCCTCGCCTACGGTGCGTGCTACATCAACGGCACGACCACACCCGCTATCAACCTGGTCAACGCCAAGCTGACCGGCGTTAGCCTTGAGCGCTTTGACAGGCTGCAACGCATGATTCGTCTACAGCGCTGGCTCGGCGTGCCTTTCGCGCAATTGGACACCCTGATAGTCAGCGCCATGCGCTGCGAAGGCCATCGCAACAGCACGCTGCTGATCACCCATAACACCCTCCGGGCGCTGGGGGTCTTTTGCTTTTTGAGCAAACGCTACACGTTGCAAGCCGAAGAGTTTGCCGCCCTGCTTCATCAATTACCCGTTCATGCCTCAGGCGACCGCGTGTCATTGTTCGACCAGGTATTCAATCGCACGGGTTCCGCCCTGCCTCCGCTGTACCTGGACAGCGCTACGTTCGACGGTACCACCCGGCAACAGCTCTGCGCCGGGTTGGGCCTGCAAGACACCCAGGATTCGCTTCAACTACTGATCAACCCCAACAAGCCTGCAACCCGTACGATCGAGACGGTCAGCGAGATCTATCGGCAAGCGAGAATCGCTCGCCTGTTCGGGTTATCGGTCGTGGAATGCCGACAGTTGGTGCAAATGCTCGGGAATGCGAACTTCCTCATGCAGTTGCGCAACCCAACGTTGCGCAACAAACCGAAGGGCACGAATGACTTTCTCGACATGCTCATGCACCTGGAGTGGGCCAGCCGTTGGTTTAAAGAAAACGGCAGCAGCCTGGCGCTGCTCAGACGCCAGCTATTGCTGGATCGCCAGGTCCAGGACCCGATCATCAATCAGCTATTGAAGGAGTTCGCCAGCTATGACCAAGCGTCTCTTTCCGACGCGTTGCACCGGCTTGATCTTCCTCAGCAACCCGATGATGAAACAGGTCGTTTACCCGCCGTTGACTGGGAATCCTTGGCCTATACGGCGCTGCAACGGATGCGTCCCAGTACCAGCATCGAGACAGCGCTTGATCAAGTGCTCTCTTCCGTTCAAATCAGCACTGTGCCTGACCGTACGACACACTTTATCGACCAAGCGAAGCCTAAGCTCAACACACTGCTGAGCACGGCGCGTGATGAGTTGTGGGCTTTATATCTACGCCTTAAAGCAATCATCCAAGCCGTCCTCCATGCGCCAAGCAATGCCAACGGCTATCAAAAATACGACAATGACCAGCATTTCCTGCGTTTATATGCCCCCGCTGCTGCGCCGCTGCAAACCCTCAGTTATCTGATACTGCGGTTACCTCACGCCGCCGATATTCTGCAACTGCCCCTCAGCCCACAAGCACTTCACCAGTTCCTGGTCAATCCGCACTGGCTCACGAAGCAGTACAAGGTGTCTTCGCTGCTTGAACTGACCCCCTACAACCTCTACCTCATGCAGCAGTTCAAACATTGCATCCACCACTGCGGCCTGACGGAAGAGCAGCTGCTCAACTATTTCGAACAAGCCAATACCCTGCCCAACGGCGCTGCGCAGAACACCAGTGAAGAAACGAACGAGCGTCTCGCTCAGCTTTTAGGCTGGAGTGCCAGTGAAATCGATGTCTTCAGCAGCCAACTGAAACCTCCACGCATTACCTCAATGAACCGCCTGGACTGGGTGATGCGCTGCCGCCAAGCCAGCATCGACACAGGCCTGCCTGCCAACATGCTGATCAAAGCCAGCGAACTGAAAGCCGACTCTACATTGGCTGACTGGAAGAGCGTCGGTGAGGCGGTCACAAGTGCGTATCCATAA
- a CDS encoding neuraminidase-like domain-containing protein encodes MSHSLNQQLNESLRDAMLAYYLTYKVPPELKEKITQADDLYEYWLLDVQVSQAVPTSPVACAISSLQQYITRIQLGLEPGYEKQGMTAQQDTLWREQLHTYALWNANQQLRYHPANYLDPTLRRDKTDSFEQLENDLSQYRIQADTVTTAVHNYLARFEETANIRTINGYIDADLSKLHSGTYYFVGKSSSENTYYWRSLDLSKRAGPVPFQDAWSDWEKINLSVSDATAEQSIRPVYFNNRLFFIWAECIKPAPTSSVSPAQADSEKKQLPEWINSRYVKFRLNFSYKKHDGSWSAPKACIEEHCATEDVNALTSAFLKTITQTVAIVDSNGPPVLFLSVLATSRKDPKQQENFIGKFFQAVHVDQSFNITTIADGGSPERYSVLPGSKAEEEINRLLEHFDPSQKTKVQAVVKGKDQSVSGYYSELLPDTARQYLTFFAHKNQGNLQFKVTPPNKHSISPKEETITENNNHWNFEKNREKIKNPETRDVSFDSNTNELVFTSTLNKNFRQSYSVTLTKAGPKDIIITLRVEDALDDPKATQLKLTSGSNITGSTDELNTDFYALYFKNTVTHDEFPNAVHIENGLLISANSKDGETVSLENNYIDKNAFISLYTSPKNSIQVTLNRYRKYTEPNKETSLHAQNTLTIKRPNVSTSNLRVYKHIIMRANFKDYPFTEKINANSHQIINYQDTAHESLTGSNPELPTGHRVTARIPVTTAEITSGITLIHGVATLEPAKEDDSTILGYALKATTLTLAPSTSGTTFNQQLAPTIKRQTSEKLGTAEFIDFPTSTSTPSADTPPRLRMNTCFAGNLVKEANVSLEHLFSLTPKTWQEPPLTPDGAAEDIDFNGAHGKYFWELFLYVPWLVTHRLNQEQQYVEAQTWLKYIFDPGRLADKYSERPAFWGFNELVRTGPLPGSVTHDPHKLAIRSPVHFRKAIYLLYLDIVLNRGDAAYRQLTPDSLTQAKLWYTRANHFLGPRPRVTTTEPWNEITLENLTTKRSKALVALEQTNPPINVNPATGGTTLASLTDTDNLRLPFNTELVARWDKLESRLHNLRYNLDITGKPLRLSLYASPLSPLKLLASRSSGAFGEGGAAPFIDAQVGHYRFQIMLGHALTATEAVIQFGNTMLSLIERKEQAEYLELQQQQAWDLANIVVTQQHQALLLDEKNRQALGASRSMIESRMRHYERLLTEGISPAEAHAGQLYLISSGFEATGSAAAAAAGIAMIAPNIFGTSTGGSRWEGPFYAAQALAQGVATALRGTAADLDRSEQFNRREQEWAHAQDQARLELAQVDAQLQAYAEQEKATRLQLRLAETSLTQAWSNYQLLAKRFTRAQLYEWLNVQLSKFYYQVYDLSLSLCRTAQACRQYEVADYASTFIQPGAWNNNYRGYLAGEALKLSLLKMNAAYVNHNVRDLEIVKTLSLRHRMIDCEVTTTTTGTTGTQSSSMQGTWARHKQQLVDKGTLCFKLSEALFEEDYPHHILRRIKGISVSLPATLGPYEDIKAILTQTNNEIVLPTGERRRDMRAHQQIALSTGLDDNGLFTLNFESHDRYLPFEYTGAISDWTLEFPNHTQQKALLESINDIVIHLRYTARVPAASGGKA; translated from the coding sequence ATGTCTCACTCGCTTAATCAACAGCTCAATGAAAGCCTGCGCGACGCCATGCTCGCGTACTACCTGACCTACAAGGTACCTCCCGAATTAAAGGAAAAAATCACCCAGGCGGACGATCTTTACGAATACTGGCTGCTCGACGTACAAGTCAGCCAAGCCGTACCGACCAGTCCGGTAGCCTGTGCCATCTCCAGCCTGCAGCAGTACATCACGCGCATCCAGCTCGGCCTGGAACCGGGCTATGAAAAGCAGGGCATGACCGCGCAACAGGACACCTTATGGCGCGAACAGTTGCACACCTACGCGCTCTGGAACGCCAACCAGCAGTTGCGCTATCACCCCGCCAACTATTTGGACCCGACATTACGGCGTGACAAGACCGACAGCTTTGAACAGTTGGAAAACGACCTGAGCCAGTATCGAATTCAAGCGGATACCGTCACCACGGCGGTTCACAATTACCTGGCCAGGTTCGAGGAAACCGCCAACATACGCACGATCAACGGTTATATCGACGCCGACTTGAGCAAGCTGCATAGCGGCACCTATTACTTCGTCGGTAAATCGAGTTCCGAAAACACCTATTACTGGCGCTCCCTCGACCTGTCCAAGCGCGCAGGGCCGGTACCTTTTCAGGACGCTTGGTCAGACTGGGAGAAAATCAACTTGTCGGTCTCCGACGCCACCGCCGAGCAAAGTATCCGGCCGGTGTACTTCAATAACCGGTTATTTTTCATCTGGGCCGAATGCATCAAACCCGCCCCCACCAGTTCCGTTTCACCGGCGCAAGCAGACTCAGAGAAAAAACAGCTGCCCGAATGGATCAACAGCCGCTACGTCAAATTTCGTCTCAATTTTTCTTATAAAAAGCACGATGGCAGTTGGAGCGCACCCAAAGCCTGTATTGAGGAGCACTGCGCCACCGAAGACGTCAACGCATTGACCTCTGCCTTTCTGAAAACCATTACGCAGACGGTAGCTATCGTCGACAGTAACGGCCCCCCGGTATTGTTTTTAAGTGTGCTGGCTACCAGCCGCAAAGACCCCAAACAGCAGGAGAACTTTATTGGAAAGTTTTTCCAGGCTGTCCACGTCGACCAGTCCTTCAACATCACCACCATCGCCGATGGCGGCAGCCCTGAGCGCTATAGCGTGCTGCCCGGCTCAAAGGCGGAGGAAGAGATAAACCGACTCCTGGAACACTTCGATCCGTCGCAGAAGACAAAAGTGCAGGCTGTAGTTAAAGGCAAAGATCAAAGCGTGAGTGGGTACTACAGTGAGTTGCTGCCTGACACCGCCCGACAATACCTCACGTTCTTTGCTCATAAAAACCAAGGAAACTTGCAGTTCAAGGTGACGCCCCCAAACAAGCACTCGATTTCCCCCAAGGAGGAAACAATTACCGAAAACAACAACCATTGGAACTTTGAAAAAAATCGAGAAAAAATAAAAAACCCAGAAACACGTGACGTCTCTTTTGATTCAAACACCAATGAACTCGTATTTACTTCCACCCTCAATAAAAATTTCCGGCAATCGTACAGCGTCACATTAACAAAAGCAGGCCCTAAGGATATTATCATCACACTGAGAGTAGAAGACGCACTGGATGATCCGAAAGCCACTCAGCTTAAACTGACCAGTGGCTCTAACATTACCGGCTCAACTGACGAGTTAAACACTGATTTTTACGCTCTTTATTTTAAAAACACGGTCACGCATGACGAGTTCCCCAACGCTGTACATATCGAGAACGGGTTACTCATTAGCGCTAACTCCAAAGACGGGGAAACCGTCTCGCTGGAAAATAATTATATCGACAAGAATGCGTTCATCAGTTTATACACAAGTCCAAAAAACTCCATCCAGGTCACCCTTAACCGCTACAGAAAATACACAGAACCGAACAAAGAAACGTCGTTGCACGCACAGAATACGTTGACCATCAAAAGGCCCAACGTGAGCACATCTAATTTACGTGTCTATAAGCACATCATCATGAGAGCCAATTTTAAAGACTATCCATTCACCGAAAAAATCAATGCCAACTCACATCAAATCATCAACTATCAGGACACTGCCCACGAAAGCCTCACCGGATCAAATCCCGAATTACCCACCGGGCATCGGGTCACGGCGCGTATTCCAGTGACAACGGCGGAAATAACGTCGGGCATCACCCTGATACATGGGGTGGCGACGCTTGAGCCTGCCAAAGAAGACGACTCGACAATTCTCGGCTATGCCCTGAAAGCGACCACCTTGACGTTGGCCCCTTCCACCTCTGGCACAACGTTCAATCAACAACTGGCGCCGACGATCAAAAGACAAACATCGGAAAAACTCGGCACCGCCGAATTTATTGATTTCCCGACGAGCACCTCCACCCCGTCTGCCGACACGCCCCCCCGCCTGCGCATGAATACCTGTTTTGCCGGCAATCTGGTCAAGGAGGCCAATGTCAGTCTTGAGCATTTGTTTTCGTTAACGCCGAAGACGTGGCAAGAACCTCCACTCACGCCAGATGGAGCAGCAGAGGACATTGACTTTAACGGGGCTCACGGCAAGTACTTCTGGGAGCTGTTCCTGTACGTGCCCTGGCTGGTTACCCACCGCCTGAATCAGGAGCAGCAGTATGTCGAAGCCCAAACCTGGCTCAAATACATCTTCGACCCAGGGCGGTTGGCCGATAAGTACAGCGAGCGCCCTGCATTTTGGGGGTTCAACGAGCTCGTTCGTACGGGTCCGCTTCCCGGTTCAGTCACTCACGACCCACACAAACTGGCGATTCGCTCACCGGTGCATTTTCGCAAAGCAATCTACCTGCTTTATCTCGATATAGTGCTCAATCGTGGTGATGCAGCCTATCGGCAGCTCACCCCCGACAGCCTGACCCAGGCCAAACTCTGGTACACGCGAGCCAACCACTTTCTCGGGCCACGCCCCCGTGTCACCACCACTGAACCGTGGAATGAAATCACCCTCGAAAATTTGACGACGAAACGCTCTAAAGCCCTGGTAGCACTGGAGCAAACAAACCCACCCATCAATGTCAACCCTGCGACCGGAGGCACCACACTGGCTTCGCTCACGGACACCGATAATCTGCGCCTACCCTTCAACACCGAGCTGGTAGCGCGCTGGGACAAGCTCGAAAGTCGCCTGCATAACCTGCGGTACAATCTCGATATCACTGGCAAACCCTTGCGCCTGTCGCTGTACGCAAGCCCGCTCTCACCTCTGAAACTGTTGGCCAGCCGCAGCAGCGGTGCCTTCGGTGAAGGAGGCGCAGCGCCGTTCATTGACGCGCAAGTCGGCCATTATCGCTTCCAGATCATGCTGGGCCACGCGCTCACGGCAACCGAGGCGGTGATTCAATTCGGCAATACGATGCTGAGCCTGATTGAGCGCAAGGAACAGGCTGAATACCTGGAGTTGCAGCAACAACAAGCCTGGGACTTGGCCAATATCGTCGTCACCCAACAACACCAGGCATTGTTGCTCGACGAGAAAAACCGCCAGGCACTCGGCGCCAGTCGTAGCATGATCGAATCCCGGATGCGCCACTACGAACGCCTGCTCACCGAAGGCATCAGCCCCGCAGAAGCGCACGCAGGCCAACTCTACCTGATCAGTAGCGGATTCGAGGCCACAGGTTCCGCCGCCGCCGCCGCGGCCGGCATCGCGATGATCGCGCCGAACATCTTTGGTACAAGTACCGGCGGGTCGCGCTGGGAGGGCCCGTTTTATGCCGCCCAAGCCTTGGCTCAAGGCGTCGCGACGGCGTTGCGCGGCACTGCCGCAGACCTGGATCGTTCCGAGCAATTCAACCGTCGAGAGCAAGAATGGGCGCATGCCCAGGATCAGGCCCGCCTCGAACTGGCCCAGGTCGATGCCCAGTTACAAGCCTATGCCGAGCAGGAAAAAGCCACGCGCCTGCAATTACGCCTGGCCGAGACCTCCCTGACCCAGGCCTGGTCGAACTATCAATTGCTGGCCAAGCGCTTTACCAGGGCACAACTGTATGAGTGGCTCAATGTACAACTGAGCAAGTTCTACTACCAAGTCTATGACCTGAGCCTTTCCCTGTGCCGCACCGCGCAAGCGTGCCGGCAGTACGAAGTCGCAGACTATGCGAGCACGTTTATCCAGCCCGGTGCCTGGAACAATAACTACCGCGGCTACCTGGCGGGTGAAGCCCTGAAGCTGTCGCTATTGAAGATGAATGCGGCCTATGTGAACCATAACGTGCGGGACCTGGAGATCGTCAAGACCCTCTCCCTGCGTCATCGCATGATCGATTGCGAAGTCACCACGACCACAACCGGTACAACCGGCACTCAATCATCGAGTATGCAAGGCACTTGGGCGAGGCACAAACAGCAACTGGTCGATAAGGGCACGCTGTGCTTCAAGTTGTCCGAGGCTCTGTTTGAAGAGGATTATCCCCACCACATCCTGCGTCGAATAAAAGGCATCAGCGTGTCGTTGCCCGCGACGTTAGGCCCCTATGAAGACATTAAGGCAATACTGACCCAGACCAACAACGAAATCGTATTGCCCACAGGCGAGCGGCGCCGCGACATGCGTGCCCATCAGCAAATCGCACTGTCCACCGGCCTGGATGACAACGGCCTGTTCACCCTCAACTTTGAGAGTCACGATCGCTACTTGCCCTTCGAATACACCGGGGCCATCTCCGACTGGACCTTGGAATTCCCCAATCACACCCAGCAAAAAGCCCTACTCGAATCGATCAACGATATCGTCATTCACCTGCGTTACACCGCCAGAGTGCCGGCTGCCAGCGGGGGCAAGGCATGA